The Streptomyces sp. Mut1 genome window below encodes:
- a CDS encoding DUF1203 domain-containing protein produces MTTYEARAIGPDALKELRETDDAGRPCVPYTATEAGSPLRCCLRGNEAGERVALVSYAPLRRWAAETWARPGAYDEQGPVFIHAEECEGPAPGRKGYPFSRAGALRTVRRYDADGRIAGGRLLEIPADEERGYDEAFAEAFADPEVALVHVRAVEYGCWHFEVRRA; encoded by the coding sequence ATGACCACATACGAGGCACGCGCGATCGGCCCGGACGCGCTCAAGGAACTCCGGGAGACCGACGACGCCGGGCGTCCCTGCGTCCCGTACACCGCCACCGAAGCGGGCAGCCCGCTGCGGTGCTGCCTGCGCGGCAACGAGGCGGGGGAGCGCGTCGCCCTCGTCTCCTACGCACCCCTGCGGCGGTGGGCGGCCGAGACCTGGGCCCGCCCGGGGGCGTACGACGAGCAGGGACCCGTCTTCATCCACGCCGAGGAGTGCGAGGGGCCGGCGCCCGGCCGGAAGGGCTATCCGTTCTCCCGGGCGGGCGCGCTGCGGACCGTACGGCGCTACGACGCGGACGGCCGCATCGCGGGCGGCCGGCTGCTGGAGATCCCGGCGGACGAGGAGCGGGGGTACGACGAGGCGTTCGCGGAGGCGTTCGCGGACCCGGAGGTGGCCCTGGTCCACGTACGCGCGGTGGAATACGGCTGCTGGCACTTCGAGGTGCGGCGCGCCTGA
- the alc gene encoding allantoicase, whose product MTFEQNDPGARNENRHETTPDDPHANDAAPYGGGDPYADYRTAAHLPFTGLVDLADRRLGAGVIAANDEFFAQRENLLLRERAVFDPEHFGHKGKIMDGWETRRRRGADAGHPFPAPDAHDWALIRLGAPGIIRGIVVDTAHFRGNYPQRVSVQATSAEGSPGPDALLADDVKWEEIVPPTPVRGHAANGFEITDSRRYTHIRLCQHPDGGIARLRVHGEVVPDPSWLATLGTFDLISVLNGGSYEDASDRFYSSPTQIILPGTSRKMDDGWENRRRRVRDTNDWVRFRLPAQGAVRAVEIDTAYLLGNAAGWIALQGRDGESGEWFEIIPRTRLQPDTPHRFPLPSEAVVTHVRLDAFPDGGVARMRLHGSLTESGAAALTTRFEASAP is encoded by the coding sequence ATGACCTTCGAACAGAACGACCCGGGCGCACGGAATGAGAACCGCCACGAGACCACCCCCGACGACCCCCACGCCAACGACGCGGCGCCGTACGGCGGCGGCGACCCGTACGCCGACTACCGCACCGCCGCCCACCTCCCCTTCACCGGCCTCGTCGACCTCGCCGACCGCCGCCTCGGCGCGGGCGTGATCGCCGCCAACGACGAGTTCTTCGCCCAGCGCGAGAACCTCCTGCTGAGGGAGCGCGCGGTCTTCGACCCCGAGCACTTCGGCCACAAGGGCAAGATCATGGACGGCTGGGAGACCCGCCGCAGGCGCGGCGCCGACGCCGGGCACCCCTTCCCGGCCCCCGACGCGCACGACTGGGCCCTGATCCGCCTCGGCGCCCCCGGCATCATCCGCGGCATCGTCGTGGACACCGCCCACTTCCGCGGCAACTACCCGCAGCGCGTCTCCGTCCAGGCCACCTCGGCCGAGGGCTCGCCCGGCCCGGACGCACTCCTCGCCGACGACGTGAAGTGGGAGGAGATCGTCCCCCCGACGCCCGTACGCGGCCACGCCGCCAACGGCTTCGAGATCACCGACAGCCGCCGCTACACCCACATCCGCCTCTGCCAGCACCCCGACGGCGGCATCGCCCGCCTGCGCGTGCACGGCGAAGTGGTCCCCGACCCGTCCTGGCTCGCCACGCTCGGCACGTTCGACCTGATCTCGGTCCTGAACGGCGGCAGCTACGAGGACGCCTCGGACCGCTTCTACTCCTCGCCGACCCAGATCATCCTGCCCGGCACCTCCCGCAAGATGGACGACGGCTGGGAGAACCGCCGCCGCCGGGTCCGCGACACCAACGACTGGGTCCGCTTCCGGCTGCCCGCCCAGGGCGCCGTCCGCGCGGTCGAGATCGACACCGCCTACCTCTTGGGCAACGCGGCCGGCTGGATCGCCCTCCAGGGCCGGGACGGCGAGAGCGGCGAGTGGTTCGAGATCATCCCGCGCACCCGGCTCCAGCCCGACACCCCGCACCGCTTCCCGCTGCCGTCCGAGGCCGTGGTCACCCACGTCAGGCTGGACGCCTTCCCCGACGGCGGGGTCGCCCGGATGCGCCTGCACGGCTCCCTGACCGAGTCCGGAGCCGCCGCACTCACCACCCGCTTCGAGGCCTCGGCCCCGTAA
- the malQ gene encoding 4-alpha-glucanotransferase yields MGLSRLAALHGVATSFSPSAGVTAPVPEGTVVAVLRALGVDATTPEAVRDALAAAESAARSRLLPATVVVWSGEPLPAALTGLPPGTELTVRPEQADGTGPDRMRVPGGGGHPADPAATPRWWAEPPLGVHRLTARAPGRADRSCTLVVAPARVPQPPGRTHGFLVQLYSLLSARSWGMGDLGDLADLASWAGRGLGAGFVQINPLHAAVIGDPTDPSPYRPSSRRFPDPVHLRVESVPEYGHATDPAALDELRREAAELSDAVLSKGALIDRDAVWALKRRALELLVAVPLTPGRRAAYCDFLAAQGRALEDHALWCALAEVHGSDWHHWPAELRDPRSDATARARSELLDRVDFHCRLAWLTDSQLADAQRAARDAGMAVGIVHDLAVGVHPGGADTWAQQDAFAHGMSVGAPPDAFNARGQDWGLPPWRPDTLAASGYAPYRGLLRGLLAHAGALRIDHVMGLFRLWWVPEGRPPTEGTYVTHDAEAMLAVLVLEAHRAGTVVMGEDLGTVEPGVREALARRGVLGTSVLWFERDWSGTGRPLAPEQWREDCLATATTHDLPSTAARLTGDHVTLRHSLGLLTRPLDEERREDGADTAEWLALLARLGMLPEGEDDEEAAVRAVHRFLLSTPARMAGVWLPDTVGDRRPQNVPGTWDQYPNWRLPIADAEGRPVMLEELAASPRLHRLMDVLRPCQEPPGAGAVPSGTRTAPPGARPS; encoded by the coding sequence ATGGGCTTGTCCCGGCTCGCCGCACTGCACGGCGTCGCCACCTCCTTCTCCCCGTCCGCCGGAGTCACCGCGCCCGTCCCCGAAGGCACGGTCGTCGCCGTGCTCCGAGCGCTCGGCGTCGACGCCACCACACCCGAAGCGGTACGGGACGCGCTCGCCGCCGCCGAGTCGGCGGCCCGCTCCCGGCTGCTGCCCGCCACCGTCGTCGTGTGGTCCGGGGAGCCCCTGCCCGCCGCCCTGACCGGCCTGCCGCCCGGCACGGAGCTGACCGTCCGTCCCGAGCAGGCCGACGGAACCGGGCCGGACCGGATGCGGGTCCCTGGCGGGGGAGGGCATCCGGCCGACCCGGCCGCCACGCCCCGCTGGTGGGCCGAGCCGCCGCTCGGGGTGCACCGGCTGACCGCCCGCGCCCCCGGCCGCGCGGACCGCTCCTGCACGCTCGTCGTCGCCCCGGCCCGCGTCCCGCAGCCGCCCGGCCGCACGCACGGCTTCCTCGTCCAGCTCTACTCGCTGCTCTCCGCCCGCTCCTGGGGCATGGGCGACCTCGGTGACCTCGCCGACCTCGCCTCCTGGGCCGGCCGCGGCCTCGGCGCCGGATTCGTCCAGATCAACCCGCTGCACGCGGCGGTCATCGGCGACCCCACCGACCCCTCCCCCTACCGCCCGTCCTCCCGGCGCTTCCCCGACCCGGTGCACCTGCGCGTCGAGTCCGTCCCGGAGTACGGGCACGCCACCGACCCGGCCGCCCTCGACGAACTGCGCCGCGAGGCCGCCGAGCTGAGCGACGCCGTGCTGAGCAAGGGCGCCCTCATCGACCGGGACGCCGTCTGGGCGCTCAAGCGCCGGGCCCTGGAACTGCTCGTCGCCGTCCCGCTCACCCCCGGCCGCCGCGCCGCCTACTGCGACTTCCTCGCCGCGCAGGGCCGGGCCCTGGAGGACCACGCCCTGTGGTGCGCGCTCGCCGAGGTGCACGGCTCCGACTGGCACCACTGGCCGGCCGAGCTGCGCGACCCCCGCTCCGACGCCACCGCCCGCGCCCGCTCCGAACTGCTCGACCGGGTCGACTTCCACTGCCGGCTCGCCTGGCTGACCGACTCCCAGCTCGCCGACGCCCAGCGCGCCGCCCGGGACGCCGGGATGGCCGTCGGCATCGTCCACGACCTCGCCGTCGGCGTGCACCCCGGCGGCGCCGACACCTGGGCCCAGCAGGACGCCTTCGCCCACGGCATGTCCGTCGGCGCGCCCCCGGACGCCTTCAACGCGCGCGGCCAGGACTGGGGGCTGCCGCCCTGGCGCCCCGACACCCTCGCCGCCTCCGGCTACGCCCCGTACCGCGGACTGCTGCGCGGACTCCTCGCCCACGCGGGCGCCCTGCGCATCGACCACGTGATGGGCCTGTTCCGGCTCTGGTGGGTGCCCGAGGGCCGCCCGCCCACCGAGGGCACCTATGTCACCCACGACGCGGAGGCGATGCTCGCCGTCCTGGTCCTGGAGGCGCACCGGGCCGGCACCGTCGTCATGGGGGAGGACCTGGGCACCGTCGAACCGGGCGTCCGCGAGGCGCTGGCCCGGCGCGGCGTCCTCGGCACCTCGGTGCTCTGGTTCGAACGGGACTGGTCGGGCACCGGCCGCCCGCTCGCGCCCGAGCAGTGGCGCGAGGACTGCCTGGCCACCGCCACCACCCACGACCTGCCCTCCACCGCCGCCCGGCTGACCGGCGACCATGTGACGCTGCGCCACAGCCTCGGCCTGCTCACCCGCCCGCTGGACGAGGAGCGCCGGGAGGACGGCGCCGACACGGCCGAGTGGCTGGCCCTGCTCGCCCGGCTCGGGATGCTCCCGGAGGGCGAGGACGACGAGGAGGCGGCCGTCCGGGCCGTCCACCGCTTCCTGCTGAGCACCCCCGCCCGGATGGCCGGGGTCTGGCTCCCCGACACGGTCGGCGACCGCCGCCCGCAGAACGTCCCGGGCACCTGGGACCAGTACCCCAACTGGCGGCTGCCCATCGCCGACGCGGAGGGCCGCCCGGTCATGCTGGAGGAGCTGGCCGCCTCGCCCCGGCTGCACCGCCTGATGGACGTCCTGCGCCCCTGTCAGGAGCCTCCGGGTGCCGGTGCGGTGCCTTCCGGGACCCGTACGGCACCCCCGGGCGCGCGGCCCTCCTAG
- a CDS encoding aspartate-semialdehyde dehydrogenase, with protein MKVGIVGATGQVGTVMRSILAERKFPADELRLFASARSAGSSIEWQGQNITVEDASTADYTGLDIVLFSAGGATSRALAEKVASQGAVVIDNSSAWRKDPQVPLVVSEVNPHAIADRPKGIIANPNCTTMAAMPVLRPLHDEAGLEALTVATYQAVSGSGVAGVAELHGQASEVVADADKLTHDGSAVAFPEPAVYKRPIAFNVLPLAGSIVDDGSFETDEEQKLRNESRKILEIPELKVSGTCVRVPVFSGHSLQVNARFARPIGVARAYELLNDAPGVELSEIPTPLQAAGQDASFVGRIRNDETVENGLALFVSNDNLRKGAALNAVQIAELVAAELRG; from the coding sequence GTGAAGGTCGGAATCGTCGGCGCCACCGGTCAGGTAGGCACAGTCATGCGCAGCATCCTGGCCGAACGGAAGTTCCCGGCCGACGAGCTGCGGCTGTTCGCCTCCGCGCGCTCGGCGGGCTCCAGCATCGAGTGGCAGGGACAGAACATCACCGTCGAGGACGCCTCCACGGCCGACTACACCGGCCTGGACATCGTGCTGTTCTCCGCCGGCGGCGCCACCTCCAGGGCGCTGGCCGAGAAGGTCGCCTCGCAGGGCGCCGTCGTCATCGACAACTCCTCCGCCTGGCGCAAGGACCCCCAGGTCCCGCTGGTCGTCTCCGAGGTCAACCCGCACGCGATCGCCGACCGCCCCAAGGGCATCATCGCCAACCCGAACTGCACCACGATGGCCGCCATGCCGGTGCTGCGCCCGCTGCACGACGAGGCCGGCCTCGAAGCGCTGACCGTCGCCACGTACCAGGCGGTCTCCGGCTCCGGTGTGGCCGGCGTCGCCGAGCTGCACGGCCAGGCGTCCGAGGTCGTCGCCGACGCGGACAAGCTCACCCACGACGGATCGGCCGTCGCCTTCCCCGAGCCCGCCGTCTACAAGCGCCCCATCGCCTTCAACGTGCTGCCGCTGGCCGGCTCGATCGTCGACGACGGCTCGTTCGAGACGGACGAGGAGCAGAAGCTCCGCAACGAGTCCCGCAAGATCCTGGAGATCCCGGAGCTGAAGGTCTCCGGCACCTGCGTCCGGGTCCCGGTCTTCTCCGGCCACTCCCTCCAGGTCAACGCCCGCTTCGCCCGCCCGATCGGCGTGGCGCGCGCGTACGAGCTGCTGAACGACGCGCCGGGCGTCGAGCTCTCGGAGATCCCGACCCCGCTCCAGGCCGCCGGGCAGGACGCGTCCTTCGTGGGCCGCATCCGCAACGACGAGACCGTGGAGAACGGCCTCGCGCTCTTCGTCTCCAACGACAACCTGCGCAAGGGCGCGGCGCTGAACGCGGTCCAGATCGCGGAGCTGGTGGCGGCGGAGCTGCGGGGCTGA
- a CDS encoding LysR substrate-binding domain-containing protein gives MTEWDVKKLRILRTLRDRGTVTATAEALLMTPSAVSQQLSNLAKQLGVPLLEAQGRRVRLTDAAHLVLRHAEAVFAELERADAELTGYLRGEAGEVRVAAFATAVPALVVPAVQRLRADGRPGPHVRVREAEAARAYELLAAADADLALSLAAHAPTAADPRFAVLPLLADPLDVALPAGHRLADAAGLRLADLSAEPWIFGGSEPWSEITTAACRAAGFVPEQAHSASGWTAILAMVAAGMGIALVPRMASAERHGRDGVVLRVLDADRPRRHVVAAVRRGAEEGPAVARLLEALREVAEPFSLP, from the coding sequence ATGACCGAGTGGGACGTCAAGAAGCTCCGCATCCTGCGCACCCTGCGCGACCGGGGCACGGTCACCGCGACCGCCGAAGCCCTGCTGATGACCCCGTCGGCCGTCTCCCAGCAGCTCTCCAACCTGGCGAAACAGCTCGGCGTGCCGCTTCTGGAGGCCCAGGGCCGGCGCGTCCGGCTGACCGACGCCGCCCACCTCGTGCTGCGCCACGCCGAGGCGGTCTTCGCCGAACTGGAGCGCGCCGACGCCGAACTGACCGGCTATCTGCGCGGCGAGGCGGGCGAGGTGCGCGTCGCCGCCTTCGCCACCGCCGTACCCGCCCTCGTCGTCCCGGCCGTCCAGCGGCTGCGCGCCGACGGCCGCCCCGGCCCGCACGTCCGGGTCCGGGAGGCGGAGGCCGCCCGGGCGTACGAGCTGCTGGCCGCCGCCGATGCCGACCTGGCCCTGTCGCTGGCCGCCCACGCGCCGACCGCCGCCGATCCCCGGTTCGCCGTGCTGCCGCTGCTTGCCGACCCGCTCGACGTGGCCCTGCCGGCCGGGCACCGGCTCGCGGACGCGGCCGGGCTGCGGCTGGCCGACCTGTCCGCCGAGCCGTGGATCTTCGGCGGCTCGGAGCCCTGGTCGGAGATCACCACCGCCGCGTGCCGGGCCGCGGGCTTCGTACCCGAGCAGGCGCACAGCGCCTCCGGCTGGACCGCCATCCTCGCCATGGTCGCCGCCGGCATGGGCATCGCGCTGGTCCCGCGCATGGCGTCGGCGGAACGGCACGGCCGGGACGGCGTGGTGCTGCGGGTGCTGGACGCCGACCGGCCCCGGCGCCATGTGGTCGCCGCCGTCCGGCGCGGTGCGGAGGAGGGGCCCGCGGTGGCCCGGCTGCTCGAAGCGCTGCGCGAGGTCGCGGAACCGTTCAGTCTGCCTTAA
- the pepN gene encoding aminopeptidase N, translated as MPGTNLTREEAQERARLLTVDAYEIDLDLSGAQEGGTYRSVTVVRFDSAEAGAESFIDLVAPAVHQVELNGRALDVAAVFRDSRITLPHLLAGANELKVVADCSYTNSGEGLHRFVDPVDEQAYLYTQFEVPDARRVFASFEQPDLKATFRFTVKAPSGWTVISNSPTPEPRDDVWSFEPTPRISSYITALIVGPYHSVHSSYEKDGRTVPLGIYCRPSLAEYLDADAIFDVTRLGFDWFEEKFDYAYPFAKYDQLFVPEFNAGAMENAGAVTIRDQYVFRSKVTDAAYETRAETILHELAHMWFGDLVTMEWWNDLWLNESFATYTSIACLAYAEGSQWPHSWTTFANSMKTWAYRQDQLPSTHPIMADIRDLDDVLVNFDGITYAKGASVLKQLVAYVGMDEFFQGVQAYFKAHAFGNTRLADLLGALEKTSGRDLKTWSKAWLETAGINVLRPEIETDGNGHVTSFTVLQEAPALPAGAKGEPTLRPHRIAIGFYDLDEAGKLVRTDRIELDVDGERTTVPFPAGTARPAVVLLNDEDLSYAKVRLDEESLRVVTAHLGDFTESLPRALCWASAWDMTRDGELATRDYLALVLSGIGKESDIGVVQSLHRQVKMALDLYAAPEWRDAGLTQWTEATLAHLRAAEPGSDHQLAWARAFAATARTPQQLDLLQSLLDGTEEVGGLAVDTELRWAFVQRLAANGLLDEDEIDAEYTRDRTAAGERHAAAARAARPSEEAKAEAWASVVESDKLPNSLQEAVIAGFVQTDQRELLAPYAERFFASVKDVWDSRSHEMAQQVAIGLYPALQVSQETLDATDAWLASAEPGAGLRRLVSESRSGVERALRARAADAAAATA; from the coding sequence GTGCCTGGCACGAATCTGACCCGCGAAGAGGCACAGGAGCGGGCGCGCCTGCTGACCGTGGACGCGTACGAGATCGATCTCGACCTCTCCGGGGCGCAGGAGGGCGGGACCTACCGGTCCGTCACCGTCGTGCGCTTCGACTCCGCCGAAGCCGGTGCGGAGAGCTTCATCGATCTGGTCGCCCCCGCGGTGCACCAGGTCGAACTGAACGGCAGGGCCCTGGACGTCGCGGCCGTGTTCCGCGACTCGCGCATCACCCTGCCGCACCTGCTGGCGGGTGCCAACGAGCTGAAGGTCGTCGCCGACTGCTCGTACACCAACTCGGGCGAGGGGCTGCACCGCTTCGTCGACCCGGTCGACGAGCAGGCCTACCTCTACACCCAGTTCGAGGTGCCGGACGCGCGCCGCGTCTTCGCGAGCTTCGAGCAGCCCGATCTGAAGGCGACCTTCCGGTTCACCGTGAAGGCCCCGTCCGGCTGGACCGTGATCTCCAACTCGCCGACGCCCGAGCCGAGGGACGACGTCTGGTCGTTCGAGCCGACGCCCCGGATCTCGTCGTACATCACCGCGCTGATCGTCGGCCCGTACCACTCGGTGCACAGCAGCTACGAGAAGGACGGCCGGACCGTTCCGCTCGGCATCTACTGCCGGCCGTCGCTCGCGGAGTACCTGGACGCGGACGCCATCTTCGACGTGACCCGGTTGGGCTTCGACTGGTTCGAGGAGAAGTTCGACTACGCGTACCCGTTCGCCAAGTACGACCAGCTCTTCGTCCCGGAGTTCAACGCGGGCGCGATGGAGAACGCGGGCGCGGTCACCATCCGCGACCAGTACGTCTTCCGCTCCAAGGTGACGGACGCGGCGTACGAGACGCGGGCCGAGACGATCCTGCACGAGCTGGCCCACATGTGGTTCGGCGACCTCGTGACGATGGAGTGGTGGAACGACCTCTGGCTGAACGAGTCGTTCGCCACGTACACCTCGATCGCCTGCCTGGCGTACGCCGAGGGCTCGCAGTGGCCGCACTCCTGGACCACGTTCGCCAACTCCATGAAGACCTGGGCCTACCGGCAGGACCAGTTGCCCTCGACCCACCCGATCATGGCCGACATCCGCGACCTGGACGACGTCCTGGTCAACTTCGACGGCATCACGTACGCCAAGGGCGCCTCCGTCCTGAAGCAGCTGGTGGCGTACGTCGGCATGGACGAGTTCTTCCAGGGCGTCCAGGCGTACTTCAAGGCGCACGCCTTCGGCAACACCCGGCTGGCCGACCTGCTGGGCGCGCTGGAGAAGACCTCCGGCCGCGACCTGAAGACCTGGTCGAAGGCGTGGCTGGAGACGGCCGGGATCAACGTCCTGCGCCCGGAGATCGAGACGGACGGGAACGGTCACGTCACCTCGTTCACCGTGCTTCAGGAGGCGCCCGCGCTGCCCGCAGGCGCGAAGGGCGAGCCGACGCTGCGGCCGCACCGCATCGCGATCGGTTTCTACGACCTCGACGAGGCCGGGAAGCTGGTGCGTACGGACCGGATCGAGCTGGACGTGGACGGCGAGCGCACCACCGTGCCGTTCCCGGCCGGCACCGCGCGTCCGGCCGTCGTCCTGCTCAACGACGAGGACCTGTCGTACGCGAAGGTCCGCCTCGACGAGGAGTCGCTGCGGGTCGTCACGGCGCACCTGGGCGACTTCACCGAGTCGCTGCCGCGCGCCCTGTGCTGGGCTTCGGCCTGGGACATGACCCGGGACGGCGAGCTGGCCACCCGCGACTACCTCGCGCTGGTCCTGTCCGGGATCGGCAAGGAGTCCGACATCGGGGTCGTGCAGTCGCTGCACCGCCAGGTGAAGATGGCGCTCGACCTGTACGCGGCGCCCGAGTGGCGCGACGCGGGTCTGACGCAGTGGACCGAGGCGACGCTCGCGCACCTGCGCGCGGCGGAGCCGGGCAGCGACCACCAGCTGGCCTGGGCGCGCGCCTTCGCGGCCACCGCCCGCACCCCGCAGCAGCTGGACCTGTTGCAGTCGCTGCTCGACGGCACCGAGGAGGTCGGGGGCCTGGCCGTCGACACCGAGCTGCGCTGGGCGTTCGTGCAGCGGCTGGCGGCCAACGGGCTGCTGGACGAGGACGAGATCGACGCCGAGTACACCCGCGACCGGACGGCGGCGGGTGAGCGCCACGCGGCGGCCGCCCGTGCGGCGCGGCCCTCCGAGGAGGCGAAGGCCGAGGCGTGGGCGTCGGTCGTGGAGTCCGACAAGCTGCCGAACTCCCTGCAGGAGGCGGTGATCGCCGGCTTCGTGCAGACGGACCAGCGTGAGCTGCTGGCCCCGTACGCGGAGCGGTTCTTCGCCTCGGTGAAGGACGTCTGGGACTCGCGGAGCCATGAGATGGCCCAGCAGGTCGCGATCGGCCTGTACCCGGCGCTCCAGGTCTCGCAGGAGACCCTGGACGCCACGGACGCCTGGCTGGCATCGGCCGAGCCGGGCGCGGGTCTGCGCCGGCTGGTCTCGGAGTCCCGCTCGGGTGTGGAGCGGGCGCTGCGGGCGCGGGCGGCGGACGCGGCGGCGGCCACCGCGTAG